A single region of the Lacerta agilis isolate rLacAgi1 chromosome 9, rLacAgi1.pri, whole genome shotgun sequence genome encodes:
- the FGF2 gene encoding fibroblast growth factor 2 has protein sequence MAAAGITTLPAMPDDGGGGSGGTFAPGHFKDPKRLYCKNGGFFLRINPDGRVDGVREKSDPYIKLLLQAEERGVVSIKGVCANRFLSMNEDGRLLALKYITDECFFFERLESNNYNTYRSRKHSDWYVALKRTGQYKLGPKTGRGQKAILFLPMSAKS, from the exons ATGGCTGCGGCGGGCATCACCACCCTCCCCGCGATGCCCGACGACGGCGGCGGAGGCAGTGGCGGCACCTTCGCGCCCGGACACTTTAAGGATCCCAAGCGGCTCTACTGCAAAAACGGCGGCTTCTTCCTGAGGATCAACCCCGACGGCAGAGTGGATGGAGTCCGGGAGAAGAGCGACCCTTACA TCAAATTGCTGCTTCAGGCAGAAGAGAGAGGAGTCGTGTCGATCAAAGGTGTGTGTGCAAACCGTTTCCTTTCTATGAATGAAGATGGTCGGTTGTTAGCACTG AAATACATAACAGATGAATGCTTCTTTTTTGAACGCTTGGAATCtaataactacaatacatatcgATCTCGTAAACATAGTGATTGGTATGTTGCACTGAAACGAACTGGGCAGTACAAACTTGGACCAAAAACTGGACGAGGACAGAAAGCTATCCTTTTCCTTCCGATGTCTGCCAAGAGTTGA